Within Eschrichtius robustus isolate mEscRob2 chromosome X, mEscRob2.pri, whole genome shotgun sequence, the genomic segment AAAGAAACCTGTTTACCTTTGGTTCCCATTAGTTTTCTATGAATAGCTTCCCTTAAAACCCAGCAGGACAGTTATTTCTCAGAAGCAGAACATGAAACACTGCAGTAGGTGATTAAAAATTCATGAGCAGGATCTAAAACGATGGGGTTTTCTGGCTAGAAAGTAGTCAGTGTGGAGCATGGACTGGAGAGGGAAAGACTGATGAGAAAGCTGTTTCTGTCTAGAAAATGATGAGGCCTGAACTAGGGCAGTGGCAATAGTCATGGAAAAGAAGGGGTGGTCCTAAGGAAATTGTTTGGCTgtagagggggaggggaagggagacaggTTTCAGGTTTGAGTCGCTGGGTGGCTTAGGTGCCTTTCATGGAATAGAAGAACGCTGGGGAATGAGAAGTAGGTTTGCAGGGTAAGGTGATGAATCTGGCTTTGGATATGGAGGGTCTGAGGCACCTGTGAAACAGGTGGAGAGTAGTCTGGGTTGGAGACAGATTTGGGGGATATTAGAGTGTTAGGGAAAGCCAAGGGGGTgaatgagctctcccagagggaAGAGAGCAAGGAGCTTTGTGGAAGACTTTCTTGAGTTATTCTCTAACTCAGAAAAAGTAGAGCATGGGCCTATAAGGTAAGTGAAGCCAAGAGTCTTAGCCAAAGTAACACAATAGGATGTTAGGTCAAGGCTGTGATGATTTCATCGTGGCAAGTACTTATATCCATTTCTTCTTACCTATGCCATTGGTCTGTGGCCTCCTGTGTCGGTGGAACCACAATTGGAAAGAGTCTACATTTCAAAAACTTCAGCCCTTGAGTGATGGAAGTGAACATGGATTATGGGTCTCCCCTATGCTAGGCATTGTTTGGGTGACTTCTCATAACAGACCTTCAAGGAGGTTACTATTAAcatcactttgcagatgagaaaactgaggcttggagatgaGTAAGTcacatgctcaaggtcacacagagaggAGGCCGGTTAAAATAGGCCAGATGAAAGAGGTCGAGTGTGGATGGAATGCTGCAGGAATAGAGGGCTTAGTAGAATGCAGGAGATTGGAAATTAGGTATTTTATTTAGtgtttggttgttttctttttaaaaatcatgttaaaaCCTGGAAAGTAGAGCACTTTAGCAAATAAAAAGGCTCACTGAACCTTTACCCACCAACCAGATGTGGATCCACTAAGTAGGTATTGAAGAGTAGTGGGCAGGGGTGATGAAGTTGGCTGGTCTTTGATGAGAGGACCCTATCCTTTCCTACTCAGCTGACTTGGAGCTAGATGAGGTGGAGGACTTCCTCGGGGAGCTAATGACAAACGAGTTTGATACGGTTGTGGAGGATGGGAGTCTGCCCCAGGTGAGCATATCGTGGATACAACTGCTGTCTCCCTGCCTGCAGCCTTTCTTCTCCCTAGCTGTCTGTTTTAGACCAATACTTTTGGCTGTAACCATTCTTTTCTTGAGTCCTGTGCAAGAACTTTCTATGACTCCCTATTGCCTGAGTCTAGTCTTCCCAGGCTTTTCAAATCttgcctcttttatttctttctatacGTCATTCTCAGCTAGGTCTGTTCGTCACCCCCATCTCAAGGGCACATCAGGCCAGGTACATTTCCACCCCTGCTCTGGTTAACATTACTGCCCCCGCTGGGATTGCCTTCCCTTTTTACATCTTCCATCTTTCAAACCCAGTTCTAGTGCCTTCCCTGCTAGGAGGCCCTCCTTCAATGCTTCAGACCCTTACTGAGCCCTTCATATGTGATTGCTTCATTAGTGAACTCCTTGGGGAGGAAAGAGCCCCATTCTCTTCTGGAAAATTCCAGACCCCTTCCCACTCTTGCTGCAAACACGGGCTGGTTGTATTGTAGGTTCTCTAGAAAATCCAAGCTGGTTGAATGTTTTCTTGGTAGGTGAGCCAGCAGCTACAGACCATGTTCCACCACTTCGAGAGGGGTGATAGGGCTGCTCTGAAGGAGATGGCCTCTCTCATCACCCAAAGAAAGTGCAAGGTCAGAGCCACCGCACTGACGACAGCCAGAGAgactgatgaggatgatgatgcaAACAGCGTGGAGGAGATGGAGGTGAAGGGGGTGCCTCTTGGGTGTGGAGATGCAGATATTTTCAATCTTCTGGAAGATCACCTAGTTTCACAGGGAagtgatgggggtggtggtgatggtggtggtggttgtattATCCAGAGAGGGCAGGAAactttcctaaggtcacacagccagtcctGGCAAAGCTGGGAGAGCCTGGGTCTCCACTGGCCACAGTTGGGAGGTGTTGTATTTAGCTCTCTCTTGTATTTCTCCTCCAGGTCGCAGCTGATGGGGCAGCTACAGATGGGGTCTGCCCCCAGCCTGGTCCAGACTCCCAGACTATTAAGGAAGAGGATATAGTGGAGGATGGCTGGACCATTGTCCGGAGAAAGAAATGAGTGGGGCTGGAAATAGTCTGGGTCCttgtttgctagttgtttggggCTTATTTGTAGGGGTTTTTTGGAGGGTCATGGACCTCTGGACTGGTTACCCCATCTCCACCCTCTCCCATTCCCCTGTCCAGCTCCTTCCAGGGGAAGAAGAGCCCAAGGGTCTTTGGTCTTGGGGTGGTCTGAGTGATGAGGCCTGGTTTCCCAGCAAAGTGCCACTTGGGTGCAGTCAGCGTGAAGAGGGAGGGATGAGTGGGTATGGGAGTGACTAGAGGAAAAGCTAAACGCTGGCTGGTAGTAGGCAGGTGGATGTGTGAAGGGAGAGGACCAACAGGAGAACCAGTATTCCCGCTGGGTAAGGAATGTTGAGATGAGCTTGCTCATGGAAGAGAGGTTAGTTGATGATGTGAATGGAAGTAGCTGTGGTACCTCTCCCTCGCTTCCCCCCGCCCTCACACAGAGCAGCTCTATGCCCCTGCCCAGAAATTGGAACCTCCCAGGAACGCTTCCTTCCTGCAGCCCAGTTTCTAGCCCTGGGTTCCTTCAGGATGTCTAAGACCTTGTCTAGGCAGTGAGCTCGGGGGACCTGGGctttgttttctgtctccttcAACCTCTTTTCAAACTCCTCATCCCATTGAAGTCCAGGGATGAGGCTTAAGACCTCAATAAATAATACCTTATTGTTTAATTTGTGGCTTGACCTGTGAGTAGTCTTGGAATCAGCCTTCTGGGAGCTGAGCTTCAGAGCTCAGCAAGGGAGCAGTTTCTGGGCCCACCCCAGCAGCCTGGTACTTTggacaaacaaacagatggacgAATGGAGCACAGCAGCGCTCTGAATGTTTCCGTAAGCCTGaaataaactgtatttttctttaaaaaacaaaacaaagagtatTCATTGTCCTCCCCCCCTGTTCCCCTGTCCTGCCCGGTGGCCCTGCCATGGGTCTGGACGATAAAATACTGGGTAGCCTGGGGCCAGGTAGAAGCTGTAAGCCGTGGGAGAGGCAGGAGGTCACCACCCCATGTCGCATCATACATGTGAAGACACTGGttgagggggcaggggtgggccaGGACCATggggtcagtggcagagctggcactTGAATCCAGATCTCCTGCCTCTGGTGCTTTGTGGGGAATTGGGTGGAGGCAGGATCTGTAGGGTATTGAGGGGTTGGGGGAAATGGCCTAATTCAGGCAGGTCTAGCAacagctcccaccctccctggaggacagggtttaaaaaaaattaacatcactgtaggaatattttttttaaaagcccaggTTTTGTGAAAAGATGAATTAAAAAACCCAAGACCCAGCATTCAGGATTGAAAGTGCCCATGATGGGAGTTCAAGTATTGACTGAGCTGGGAGAGAGCGGGCTGGGGCCCTCAATTGGACATGGGCAGCTAGAGTGTGGGGCAGGGGGCCCCAGTTACCCACAAACCCTCTAGGTCTTGTCTCGGGTCTGGGGGGCTTCGGAGGGTTCCGCCGTGGCTCCTGAAGCTGCCACTGGTGCCTCCTCCATCTCTCTGTCCTCAGACAGTGTGGGCCCTGGGCAGAACGTGTCCCCACGGCCTGCCCGGCCGAGCACAGCCATCCAGCGCCGCTGCAGCTCCTCTGTCTCAGGGCTGAAGTACCAGCTCAGGTGGCTCTGGGTGATCTTGAAGACATGCCGTCTGTCAGGCCGTTCCCCAGCCTCAGGAGGCCCCACCTCAAAGCCAATGAGGGGCAGGCTGCGCTGGGCTTTCACATCCTGGGGAACAGGGACAAAGCCAGGGGTCACCTAGGGGTTGGGCTTCTCACTGGTTTTGTATCTGCTAAAcccctctttttcttcccctgcTCAAGAACCTTACGTGACTTCACTGAGCAACAGGAAAATGTCTGAACTGGGGCTAGAATGCAGGCTGGTTCAAATACCTCTTTCCTTCCACACCCCAAACCAGGTGGGCTAGTCTCTTTAGCATATAATGTTTTCCGGCCTTTGGGCTGTTGCCCCCCATCTGCATCTTCCCCACTCCAAATTGGATTAAGCAGTGCCTTGTCTCCACTACAGCTTCCTCCAAGAAGCTAGCCCCCCCACAAGTCACCGACTTTTCTCTACATAAGTTGACCCACAGTCACTCCTTGTCTCTAGCCAGTCTTTGTCTCACAAGGGTGGGGGCTTCTGATTTCTCCTTAGGTTCACCCTATCCTCCAAGGTCAAGGAGAGGTGAAGGACTCAGGTGAAAGGAGGGCAGCCTGGTTTTGCCAGGTGGCTGAAAGGACCCAAAGGAGTAGGATGCACACCTGAGGGGCTCCGTAGATGTACAGCACCAAGGGTTCGTTCTCAGGGACCACAAACCATGCCTTGTGCCAGCCTTTCCCGCCCTTCTCCATGTAGTGCAGGAAGCTGCAGATGACGCTGTTCTCCGCAGCAACTGAGGCCTGTTTCTGTGGCCAGAGACATGGGGGGCATCAATGTTGATAGGAGGCCTAGCCTGGCTCCTCTTGGCTTCAACACCCCCTCAGTATAGGGATTGCTATTTCCATGTCTCAGAGGAGGATGCTGAAGCTCAGGTGGCGGGAGTGATTTGCCCGTTGTCACTCAGTGAGTCAGAGTTGAGATTCAAAGCCAGGCTTGTCTGCCGGATTTGGGCCATGGCTGCTGCCTCTAAGAGTTGGTGGGAGGGGTGTGTAGCTCTCAGTGGGGGCACCTAAATGCCAGTCAGGCATTCTTCCATCAGTCCATTTATTCCTCAAGTCATTTATGCATTTacacttcatcttttttttcatctttcatcACGTGCATTCCCTACACTCAGCGAGAAGCAACCTAGCGTTGTGGTTAAGGGGTTGGGTGGGTGGGTAAGGCAGTCAGTCCCAGAATCCCAGCCCTAGATGGAAATATATTGACTTGGAAGGAGAGCATATAgggctgttgtaaggattaaatgaattaatacatgcaaagcgcttagaagagtgcctggcacagattAGCTTTCTTTAAgcgttaaataaaataaatacctcaatttaaaaaacaaaagcaaaagtgtgtgtatgtgcatgcatcTAGAAAGATAGGAAGCATAAGCGTTAATGGTGGTAATCTCTGGGTCAAAGGAAtacgttgtttttgtttttgtttatattgTCTAACTTTCTTCAGTGCATATATCCTACTTTGTAATAAGAAAGCTGTCACTCACGGTGTAACATGGGCAAATAACctcccagggcctcagtttcctcatttgtaaaacaggaataGGAATAGCATTGATAGGTAAGTTACTGTGAAGAATAAAGCacttaaataaaaattactcTTTCATTCACTCATACTCATTTTACTCACTCCAAGCCTGGGTCACTTGTTCAGTGGATACACACGGTACTACGATTTCAGAGGTGCCCAGGCCTCAGCCACCACTGCGTGGGTGGCTGGGGTCCATGTGGTCAGTGTGGGTGGGTTAGTTGGGGGGCTTGGCTCTTACCTCCAGGATGGACCTCCGGCGCTGGGGTGTATGCTGGCTGCAGGCTGGGCTGCTCCCGGGCACCCCATGCAAGGCCACATAGCAGTCAGTGCACACACGGTTGGAGCGGTTGTTGTCATAGACAAGGCGGGCCCGGAACTCGGAGCACTTCCCACAAACCACCTGGGTGGCAAGTGGGTAAGAACAGCCTGATTCCAGCAGGCCTTCCCCTTCAGTGTACCAACTCCCACAGCAGACTCACAGCCTCCCCCCACTTAGACAGTGCCCATTTAGAAGTGGGCCTTTGGGCTGCCAGCCTGTCCCCTCCCTAGCTCTGCCCCTGCCTCCCAACACTCACATGCCCGCAGGCCTTGCAGTGGTGCCTGCGTTTGGTGATGGAATTGAAGGGCTCCTGGCAGCGCATGCACATGGTGACTTCCTTTTCCCGGATGGGCGTAGGTGCCCGCTTCCCAAGATCCACATTCTGGAGAGAGGGCCAGGTCTCAGGTCAGAGACAGCTACTCCCCAGTCCAGTCCATCCAGCccttgcccctgcccctgccccaaggCTTGGATCATCACTGGGAGGCAGCAGATACATTCAGAAGACCTGcctttgagtcctggctctgctctACCTCACTGTGCAACTGACGACCAGTCACGTCTACTTTCTGAGCATTGTTTGCCCAATGATTTCTCTGTGGCCCTACCAAAAGAAGACTGTGCTTCTGAGGTCATGCACTGCCTCTCTGGTCTTTACcctctgggaaggggagaggagcatCACAAGGTAAGGTGGGCACCTGGAGGCCCGGAGGGGGTCCCGGtgcaggaggagggggtggggactcTTACTGGAGAGTTGGGGGGTGTGTCTTCATCTTCCCTGTTTGTGGAGTTCAACAGTTTGAAGGTCTCCAGCGTCTGTTCATGCTTCAGGAGGGTAGAGTTGATGGCCTGGGAGGAGGTGTAAGAAATAAGAGGTCAGAACACCTCAAAACCCACCCATTTCCACCCTTACCTCACCTTCCTATAACCTAGCTTGGAGTCAGAAAAGTTGGGTTCTAGGCCCAGCTCTACCCCTTGCTaggtgtatgaccttgggcaagcccctTCCCGAATCCAGGTCTCAGTTCTTATATTTgtgaagtgggggagggggatcAGGGGCTGAAAAACCACAGAAGGCCTTCCTGGCTATTACTATCTGGGATTAAGGTTTTACAGGGCTTAACTCACTGGGGTTACACCCTCAGAGGAGCCAGCTTTCTAAAGGAAGAattggttagtttctgcttaacctctggacctcagtttgcttatctgtaaaatggggatggtaaagTTTATTGGAAGGCAGGTGTCCAGGCCCATTCTGGTCAGATGTGAATTTTAGGGGAGAGCCCACCACCCCCTTGAAGACCTGTTAATACTCTTCCAGCCCCCTACCACAAAGCCTTCTTGGATGTTACCTGGACCcagtctttcttctcctcctcagtCCTTGGGTAGGGAaggtggtgggggcagggggaaagAAAGATGTTGGGTTAGGCAGGCCAACCAAAAGCAATTGTAGTGGTAAAGAGCAGGTGTTTTGGAGTTGGAAAGACCTGAGTTTGACCCTCTGCTCCTTCACTTATCActtatgtgaccttaggcaagtcatatAACCTATCTgagtttatttattcaacagttATTAATACTCTCCAGACCCTGTGCTAGGAACTTGGGCCTCAGAGAGGACCCTACCATCAAGGAAGGAGCTCACGGTCTAGAGGGGGAGACAGGGACAAAACAGGGGGATCAGTGCTGTGACAGAAGGAAAATGGGGCTGAGGAGCCCAGGAGACCTGTCCCATCCTAGAGTTTGGGTGGGGGCTGCTAAAGAAGGTTTCCTCAAAGAGGTGCTAGCCCTCAAGTACAGGGGTAAGAGTGAAGTGTGTGAGTGAGAGTATGGAACATACGGGAAACCATAAATAGTTCCCTATTTTTGCTGGAATGTCAAGTTTGAGAAAGGAGggcagtttatttttcttcacctgtaaaatggatatGATAATTATCAGTCTGGGTTGTTCTAGGCAGTAACTGAGGTGATCTG encodes:
- the TSR2 gene encoding pre-rRNA-processing protein TSR2 homolog isoform X2, which produces MTNEFDTVVEDGSLPQVSQQLQTMFHHFERGDRAALKEMASLITQRKCKVRATALTTARETDEDDDANSVEEMEVAADGAATDGVCPQPGPDSQTIKEEDIVEDGWTIVRRKK
- the TSR2 gene encoding pre-rRNA-processing protein TSR2 homolog isoform X1, with the protein product MMAGAAEDSRALFGVAVRAALEAWPALQIAVENGFGGVHSQEKAEWLGGAVEEYFFRNADLELDEVEDFLGELMTNEFDTVVEDGSLPQVSQQLQTMFHHFERGDRAALKEMASLITQRKCKVRATALTTARETDEDDDANSVEEMEVAADGAATDGVCPQPGPDSQTIKEEDIVEDGWTIVRRKK